A portion of the Actinomycetes bacterium genome contains these proteins:
- the recD gene encoding exodeoxyribonuclease V subunit alpha: MSAPTALAGRRQRDVPDSVAFLVPFVEAGVFSEAEVHLAAAVARLVADTPPDVLLAVAVAARGPRLGHICVVLDDVAATVLPERQAAVAAGSTGSTDEIEELPWPDSAAWAAALESWPAVVASPATAADLPLKPLVWDGTRLYLQRYWNYEGSVAESLVARASSAGGLFGNVDAAALEQVLDAHLGAPAADGEPNLQRSAAAVALRSPLSVIAGGPGTGKTTTVAKLLLAAADLAMSQGLPVPSVALAAPTGKAAARMTEAVTKALGDRDSPSGPATTIHRLLRAIPGVGFRANESEPIEADLVVVDETSMVDLSLMAHLLAAVRPGASLVLVGDPNQLASVEAGTVLGDIVAAATDPASPLAANLTVLTRVHRYEEASAIASLAEAIRQGDEEAAVTTLSPTITDPPVRGVGGDETETDTEGEMEWVGRVEPTDADSLGQITDELAGAGASLVTSARGGDAAAAVAAAASVKLLAATRRGELGLYSWTDRIEAAVAEAVEGDATTLRRGERWYVGKPVMVTANDPVVGVANGDVGVVVDDHGERMVALAEGDDMRMVLSARLGSTEPWWAMTVHKSQGSEFADVVVSLPDHDSPILTRELLYTAVTRAKRSVTVVATEERIRQAVGRPVARASGLVGRLSGS, translated from the coding sequence ATGAGCGCGCCAACAGCGTTGGCGGGCCGGCGCCAAAGGGATGTTCCCGACTCAGTGGCGTTCCTGGTGCCCTTCGTCGAGGCCGGCGTGTTCAGCGAGGCAGAGGTACACCTCGCAGCCGCGGTGGCCCGCCTCGTTGCCGACACCCCGCCGGACGTGCTGCTGGCGGTGGCGGTTGCTGCGCGCGGCCCGCGTCTCGGCCACATCTGTGTGGTGCTCGACGACGTGGCAGCCACGGTGCTGCCCGAACGACAGGCCGCGGTCGCAGCCGGCAGCACCGGATCCACCGACGAAATCGAGGAGCTTCCATGGCCCGACAGTGCAGCCTGGGCAGCCGCGCTCGAGTCATGGCCAGCTGTGGTCGCCAGCCCGGCCACCGCGGCCGACCTTCCGCTGAAGCCACTCGTGTGGGACGGCACGAGGCTCTATCTCCAGCGGTACTGGAACTACGAGGGGTCAGTGGCTGAGTCCCTGGTGGCGCGTGCGTCCAGTGCTGGAGGACTGTTCGGAAACGTTGACGCCGCGGCGCTGGAGCAGGTGCTGGATGCGCACTTGGGTGCGCCCGCAGCAGACGGTGAGCCCAACCTCCAGCGGTCGGCAGCAGCGGTGGCGCTTCGCTCGCCGCTGTCGGTGATAGCGGGGGGTCCGGGCACCGGCAAGACCACAACGGTCGCGAAGCTCCTGCTCGCCGCTGCCGACCTGGCGATGTCCCAGGGGTTACCCGTTCCCTCCGTCGCACTCGCAGCCCCCACGGGCAAGGCCGCCGCCCGCATGACCGAGGCCGTCACCAAGGCGCTGGGCGATCGCGACTCGCCCAGTGGTCCTGCGACCACGATTCATCGACTGCTGCGGGCGATCCCGGGAGTCGGGTTCAGAGCCAACGAGTCCGAGCCGATCGAGGCCGACCTGGTCGTGGTCGACGAGACCTCGATGGTCGATCTGTCGCTGATGGCCCACCTTCTTGCCGCGGTCAGGCCGGGTGCGTCCCTCGTGCTGGTGGGTGATCCCAACCAGCTCGCCAGCGTCGAGGCTGGCACGGTGTTGGGCGACATCGTGGCGGCGGCGACAGACCCTGCATCCCCACTGGCCGCCAACCTCACGGTGCTCACGCGCGTGCACCGCTACGAGGAGGCTTCCGCGATCGCCTCGCTGGCGGAAGCGATTCGCCAGGGCGACGAGGAGGCGGCCGTGACCACGCTGTCGCCGACGATCACCGATCCGCCGGTGCGTGGAGTCGGCGGCGATGAGACCGAGACCGACACGGAAGGTGAGATGGAGTGGGTCGGCCGCGTGGAACCGACCGACGCGGATTCTCTCGGGCAGATCACCGACGAGCTCGCCGGAGCCGGCGCATCGCTGGTCACCAGCGCGCGAGGCGGCGATGCAGCGGCAGCCGTCGCGGCGGCTGCAAGTGTGAAGCTGCTGGCAGCGACCCGTCGCGGCGAACTCGGGCTCTACAGCTGGACCGACCGCATCGAGGCCGCGGTGGCGGAGGCCGTCGAGGGCGATGCGACCACGCTTCGCCGCGGCGAGCGCTGGTACGTGGGCAAGCCGGTGATGGTCACTGCCAACGATCCGGTCGTCGGGGTGGCCAACGGCGACGTGGGCGTGGTGGTTGACGACCACGGCGAGCGGATGGTGGCGTTGGCCGAGGGCGACGACATGCGCATGGTGCTCTCCGCCAGGTTGGGATCCACCGAGCCGTGGTGGGCGATGACGGTCCACAAGAGCCAGGGATCGGAGTTTGCCGACGTCGTGGTGTCACTTCCCGATCACGACTCGCCGATCCTCACCCGCGAGCTGCTCTACACGGCGGTCACGAGGGCGAAGCGCTCGGTCACGGTCGTGGCCACCGAGGAGCGGATCCGCCAGGCGGTAGGCCGTCCGGTTGCACGTGCCTCCGGTCTGGTCGGCCGACTCTCCGGCTCCTGA
- a CDS encoding exodeoxyribonuclease V subunit gamma, with protein MLYVHTAGELGVLADKLADVLSVAPKDPMAREFVAVPSAGMRTWLSLELAKRLGAGIGDDGEALADGVSANIDFAFPGTLRLRVLEADGSVARDSDPWDLTRLPWSILEVADSPAGNPAPAGLPPALLESPVGGSRYGAARAVADLFDRYHLHRPAMVQAWAAGHNHDGIGKPLPDRHVWQPELWRAVRDLVDVPSPPERMDTVLPRLRNGELDVDLPDRVCVFGMSLLPGGPGFIDLANALGHLREVHLFVVEPSPVLAGRFEAVAADSHTAATTANTTGHRLRSEVDPAALKHPLLRSWGRLHYETASVLADARSDGRIPTGEDAEPAAQSSEQSLLGLLQSQIRADGASVGDLEAAHPALEMPDGRPRSIEFHACYGDARQVEVMRDTVLRLLDDDPGMQEDDVLVVCPDLERFAPLIEATLGPSASTGELVAEAGDLPALRYRLADRSLGSSVALVGAFQALLELVTGRFDAPAVLDFLALDPVRQRFGFDDDALATITQWVLDVNIRWGLDPGSREADGVPATITTNTWQAGMDRLLLGAAVNDPSQAGSGDAILTDTVGDVIPHGVEGSDVRVAGRLSDALWRLGHLATEVAVDRPVSEWVELFRGVVADVFSVSREQGWQLDRLSRSLGAMVDSSVRDRGAGESPAGTSLGFADFRGLVDDHLADIEGRPSFMRGGVTISSLTPLRWVPHKVIVMVGMDAELLGSGTADGDDLAAVEPLVGDRDRRGELRQSMLETVLSAGEQLVVIRNGHDVRTNQMVPMPVAVAELRDAVLAMVAPNDRDGVAKALEVAHPRQPFDEAYFGGATGHGGEPSPPARSFDPAALRGAQARRGRADQLAAFLDEPLDPLELAEVSLADLLRFLRCPVQHFVERRLDVRFPREADSPAGILAANLEPLKVYSLGDDLLTLLCTAAGVDDAVQVWNQLNARTGAVPAARIGAHEQRRIELQVRDLHAQCEDAGVSFIDPGSTVAIDVAAGDGTRVVGSVQTRLDTSGGAADGPALVRFVKRRPEHGLAVWLELAALTLMHPERPWRGVVGTRASSGQRSVDGLRIGKVQVTGHALTSADPASAAQMALDTVVDLYRRGMCEPLPLLRKLSEQVFANPDSRLEWPDEHANEAEMLVYGGHSASGLRQLDVLDRDPAGSATDRLGLYAEYLFGTLAATTADPVGSSRSGAGS; from the coding sequence ATGTTGTATGTGCACACTGCTGGGGAGCTGGGGGTGTTGGCCGACAAGCTGGCCGATGTCCTGTCGGTCGCGCCCAAGGACCCGATGGCCCGGGAGTTCGTCGCGGTTCCCTCAGCTGGCATGCGCACCTGGCTGTCGCTCGAGTTGGCGAAACGCCTGGGGGCCGGCATCGGCGACGACGGGGAGGCGCTGGCCGACGGGGTCAGCGCCAACATCGACTTCGCGTTCCCGGGCACTCTGCGGCTCCGGGTGCTGGAGGCCGATGGCAGCGTCGCGCGCGACTCGGATCCGTGGGATCTCACGCGGTTGCCATGGTCGATCCTCGAAGTGGCCGATTCGCCGGCCGGTAACCCAGCACCAGCCGGGTTGCCTCCAGCACTGCTCGAGTCACCGGTAGGTGGCTCCAGGTACGGAGCCGCGCGAGCTGTTGCCGACCTGTTCGACCGCTACCACCTGCACCGCCCGGCGATGGTTCAGGCATGGGCCGCCGGGCACAACCACGACGGGATCGGCAAGCCGCTCCCTGATCGCCACGTCTGGCAGCCCGAGCTGTGGCGGGCCGTGCGCGACCTGGTCGACGTCCCCAGCCCTCCCGAGCGGATGGACACCGTATTGCCACGGCTGCGCAATGGCGAACTCGACGTCGACCTGCCCGATCGGGTGTGTGTGTTCGGCATGTCCTTGCTCCCCGGCGGGCCGGGATTCATCGACCTGGCCAACGCGTTGGGCCATCTCCGAGAGGTTCACCTGTTCGTGGTCGAGCCGTCACCCGTGCTGGCCGGTCGCTTCGAGGCGGTGGCCGCCGACTCGCACACGGCAGCCACCACAGCGAACACCACCGGCCACCGGCTGCGGTCCGAGGTCGACCCCGCTGCGCTGAAGCACCCCTTGCTGCGTTCATGGGGTCGCCTGCACTACGAGACGGCTTCGGTGCTGGCAGATGCCCGCTCAGATGGCCGGATACCCACCGGGGAGGATGCCGAGCCTGCGGCCCAGTCGTCGGAGCAGAGTCTGCTCGGTCTGTTGCAGTCCCAGATCCGCGCCGATGGGGCGTCGGTCGGCGACCTCGAAGCGGCGCACCCGGCGCTCGAGATGCCTGATGGCCGGCCACGGTCGATCGAGTTCCATGCCTGCTACGGCGATGCCCGCCAGGTCGAGGTGATGCGCGACACCGTCCTTCGCCTGCTGGATGACGACCCGGGCATGCAGGAGGACGACGTCCTGGTGGTCTGCCCCGACCTCGAACGGTTCGCGCCACTGATCGAAGCCACGCTGGGTCCATCAGCTTCAACCGGTGAGCTGGTGGCCGAGGCCGGTGACCTCCCGGCGCTGCGGTACCGGCTGGCCGACCGCTCCCTCGGTTCATCAGTCGCGCTGGTGGGCGCGTTCCAGGCATTGCTGGAGTTGGTGACGGGCCGCTTCGACGCACCCGCAGTGCTCGACTTCCTCGCGCTCGACCCGGTTCGGCAGCGCTTCGGTTTCGACGACGACGCCCTCGCGACCATCACGCAATGGGTGCTCGACGTCAACATTCGTTGGGGACTCGACCCTGGATCGCGAGAGGCCGACGGAGTGCCGGCCACGATCACAACGAACACCTGGCAGGCCGGGATGGACCGGCTGCTGCTCGGCGCCGCGGTCAACGACCCGTCCCAGGCCGGCAGCGGAGATGCCATCCTCACCGACACGGTCGGTGACGTGATCCCGCACGGGGTCGAAGGCTCCGACGTGCGTGTTGCGGGCAGGCTCAGCGATGCACTCTGGCGGCTCGGCCACCTGGCCACGGAGGTCGCGGTCGACCGGCCCGTGTCCGAGTGGGTCGAGCTTTTCAGAGGCGTCGTGGCCGACGTGTTCTCTGTCAGCCGCGAGCAGGGGTGGCAACTCGACCGTCTGTCGCGGTCGTTGGGAGCCATGGTCGACTCGTCGGTGCGCGACCGTGGCGCTGGAGAATCGCCGGCCGGTACGTCGTTGGGCTTCGCGGACTTCCGCGGCCTTGTGGATGACCATCTGGCTGACATCGAGGGGCGTCCGTCATTCATGCGCGGGGGTGTCACGATCAGCTCGCTCACGCCGCTGCGCTGGGTGCCGCACAAGGTGATCGTGATGGTCGGCATGGATGCCGAGTTGCTCGGCTCGGGCACGGCTGACGGTGATGACCTTGCTGCCGTGGAGCCGTTGGTCGGCGACCGCGACCGGCGCGGCGAGCTGCGCCAATCGATGCTCGAGACCGTGCTGTCGGCCGGCGAGCAGCTCGTGGTGATCCGCAACGGCCATGACGTGCGAACCAACCAGATGGTGCCCATGCCGGTCGCGGTGGCCGAGCTGCGCGACGCAGTGTTGGCGATGGTCGCCCCCAACGACCGTGACGGCGTGGCGAAGGCCCTCGAGGTGGCCCATCCGCGCCAACCGTTCGACGAGGCCTACTTCGGCGGCGCCACTGGTCATGGGGGCGAGCCATCCCCGCCGGCAAGGTCGTTCGACCCTGCTGCCTTGCGGGGCGCGCAGGCGAGGCGCGGCCGGGCCGACCAGCTCGCAGCGTTCCTCGATGAGCCACTCGATCCGCTGGAGCTCGCCGAGGTGAGCCTTGCCGACCTGCTGCGCTTCCTGCGCTGCCCGGTACAGCACTTCGTCGAACGGCGACTCGATGTGCGGTTTCCCCGCGAGGCGGACTCACCGGCAGGGATCCTCGCAGCCAACCTCGAACCGCTCAAGGTCTACTCGCTCGGCGATGACCTTCTGACGCTGCTCTGCACCGCAGCGGGTGTCGACGACGCGGTGCAGGTCTGGAACCAGCTCAATGCGAGGACCGGGGCTGTGCCCGCAGCACGGATCGGCGCTCACGAACAGCGCAGGATCGAGCTCCAGGTGCGCGACCTCCATGCTCAGTGCGAAGACGCAGGGGTTTCGTTCATCGACCCGGGGTCAACGGTGGCCATCGATGTGGCCGCCGGCGACGGCACCCGCGTTGTCGGGTCGGTGCAGACCCGTCTCGACACGTCTGGTGGCGCAGCCGACGGGCCGGCACTGGTGCGTTTCGTCAAGCGCCGACCCGAGCACGGCCTGGCTGTCTGGCTCGAACTCGCAGCTCTCACCCTTATGCATCCCGAGCGGCCGTGGCGTGGTGTCGTGGGCACCCGTGCCTCGAGTGGCCAACGCAGCGTCGATGGACTGAGGATCGGCAAGGTTCAGGTGACAGGCCACGCACTCACATCCGCCGACCCGGCCTCCGCAGCCCAGATGGCGCTCGACACCGTGGTCGACCTCTACCGGCGGGGCATGTGTGAGCCGTTACCGCTCCTGCGCAAGCTGTCCGAGCAGGTGTTCGCCAACCCCGACAGTCGACTCGAGTGGCCAGACGAGCATGCCAACGAGGCCGAGATGCTGGTCTACGGCGGGCACTCGGCATCCGGCCTGCGGCAGCTCGACGTGCTCGACCGGGACCCTGCGGGAAGCGCCACGGATCGTCTGGGTCTCTACGCCGAGTACCTGTTCGGCACCCTCGCGGCGACCACCGCGGACCCTGTCGGGTCCAGCAGGTCGGGGGCCGGATCATGA
- a CDS encoding UvrD-helicase domain-containing protein: MSPIDTSEPLPFSPSEPLPSGVFAVEASAGTGKTYTLAGLATRYLAEGTITASELLMVTFTRAATGELRSRVRERVSEAAEHLGQVLAARGVDTSDPFLAWIASPEAPGGTLQQRLKRLEVALSEFDSATITTIHGFAAQVLGALGVSSGSSLELRFAEDGDELLLEACSDVLVAAAADPAVTADLPTWLTFTKKVRAVLGSPDVVVTPAAGDTDAPGKAVLLAQLVRDTLALIRDRRRRRGTQSFDDLLVRLRDALADPVRGQVAASMLRSRFGVALIDEFQDTDPVQWEIFHTLFAPSATVGGSAGDDAEVAALVLVGDPKQAIYSFRGADVTTYVAAVNHTDGIDKRTLETNWRSDGPVLDATATLFDGITFGDGIHFGPVGVAAGNELQQLRRSDVGDEPMTAVEVRCLTSPSVRTSKGAISSPVAKDAINADLVAHTIGMLDRCVLPDDRPGASRGATRPLRPKDIAVLVRSNDSAQAVQSALLAAGVPAVLARGASVVQSPAAEQLTWLLEALVRPSDQRRARTFAVSWFGGRSPEWVAGATEGDIGQLQDRLVGWSALLATRGVVEFMRTVWAESGVVECVLAMPDGDRSATDLEHLGELLRTAVGDAPMSPAGLLAALAGLQEGVKTQADTDRDTDVTSRRVESDAEAVQIMTVWVSKGLEFPVVLCPNLWSAPNPDLDYHDPATGLRTVDVEAPGAAEKRLAAEVAIARREHADEAMRLLYVALTRARHHTSIWWVNSASADKSALAKVLFARESGGALSADLLAEHSIKEHLPAHEDTVGRLAPLAALSDGAIAVRDIGDPTALADVRWTDPTAGVEQPALDVAVFGRRGATALQRSRSRWSFTGIVSRDITHGDPWDLTIDDEGADDEQRPPDVGLGDDAAAGDAADPLAAQPGGAQDDAPADGGPAVSPLAWLPAGAAFGTLAHDVLEIVDFTAGDLSSEVRAAVVAQQQWRSLSLRPVGDQRAFGDPAAEQAGTDLLVDGLEAVIETPLGPLFDTGTGSPLRMRDIAPGDRLDEMAFELNLAGFHGHDRVRVAPTDAAIGRLLLDHLAAGDPFRPWAAHLADGVFRVNLEGHLTGSIDAVIRLAGAGDQPDRFVVVDYKTNRLHDHGAEPVAGDYGAASMQRSMMEHHYPLQALLYSVALHRYLRWRLPDYDPAANLGGTAYFFLRGMAGAGVTTDGAAPEGVCSWNPPESLVPELSDLLDSRHPILDAGVGR, encoded by the coding sequence ATGAGCCCGATCGACACCTCCGAACCACTGCCGTTCAGCCCGTCGGAGCCACTGCCTTCGGGCGTGTTCGCCGTCGAGGCGAGTGCGGGCACCGGCAAGACCTACACCCTGGCCGGGTTGGCCACCCGCTACCTCGCGGAAGGCACGATCACGGCTTCGGAGTTGCTGATGGTCACCTTCACCCGGGCAGCCACCGGCGAGCTCCGTAGCCGGGTTCGCGAGCGTGTGTCGGAGGCCGCAGAGCACCTCGGGCAGGTCCTGGCAGCACGCGGCGTCGACACGTCAGACCCGTTCCTGGCGTGGATCGCATCGCCGGAGGCACCCGGAGGCACACTCCAGCAGAGGCTGAAACGTCTCGAGGTCGCCCTGTCAGAGTTCGATTCCGCCACGATCACCACAATCCACGGTTTCGCAGCCCAGGTGCTGGGAGCTCTTGGTGTGTCGAGCGGAAGCTCGCTCGAGCTCCGCTTCGCCGAGGATGGCGACGAGTTGCTGCTCGAGGCGTGCAGCGACGTGCTCGTCGCAGCTGCCGCCGATCCTGCCGTGACCGCCGATCTTCCCACCTGGCTGACCTTCACGAAGAAGGTCCGCGCCGTTCTGGGGTCGCCCGATGTGGTGGTGACGCCCGCCGCTGGTGACACCGATGCACCTGGCAAGGCGGTACTTCTCGCACAACTGGTGCGCGACACGCTTGCGCTGATCCGCGACCGGCGTCGACGCCGCGGCACCCAGAGCTTCGACGACCTGCTGGTGCGGTTGCGTGACGCACTCGCCGACCCTGTGCGCGGCCAGGTTGCAGCCAGCATGCTCAGGAGCCGGTTCGGTGTGGCGCTCATCGACGAGTTCCAGGACACCGACCCCGTCCAGTGGGAGATCTTCCACACCCTGTTCGCGCCTTCCGCCACGGTCGGCGGCTCAGCGGGTGACGACGCCGAGGTGGCGGCCCTGGTCCTTGTGGGCGATCCGAAGCAGGCCATCTACTCCTTTCGCGGGGCCGACGTGACCACCTACGTCGCAGCCGTCAACCACACCGATGGCATCGACAAGCGAACGCTCGAGACCAACTGGCGGTCCGACGGACCCGTGCTGGACGCAACCGCCACCCTGTTCGACGGGATCACCTTTGGCGACGGCATCCACTTCGGCCCTGTGGGAGTAGCCGCGGGCAACGAGCTCCAGCAGCTTCGCCGCAGCGATGTCGGCGACGAACCCATGACAGCGGTCGAGGTTCGCTGCCTCACCTCCCCGTCCGTGCGGACCAGCAAGGGGGCGATCAGCTCACCGGTCGCGAAGGACGCAATCAACGCCGACCTGGTGGCCCACACGATCGGCATGCTCGACCGGTGCGTCCTGCCTGATGACCGACCCGGCGCGTCGCGGGGCGCGACCCGGCCGCTGCGGCCGAAGGACATCGCAGTGCTGGTGCGGTCCAACGATTCCGCACAGGCGGTGCAGTCCGCCCTGCTGGCGGCCGGGGTGCCGGCGGTGCTGGCGCGAGGTGCGAGCGTGGTGCAGAGCCCTGCGGCAGAGCAGCTCACATGGCTGCTGGAGGCTCTGGTGAGGCCGTCCGACCAGCGCCGTGCCCGTACGTTCGCGGTGTCGTGGTTCGGCGGCAGGTCACCCGAGTGGGTGGCCGGTGCGACCGAAGGCGACATCGGACAACTCCAGGACCGTCTCGTCGGATGGTCTGCGCTTCTCGCCACCCGCGGGGTCGTCGAGTTCATGCGGACCGTCTGGGCTGAATCGGGTGTGGTCGAGTGCGTGCTGGCGATGCCCGACGGCGACCGCAGCGCGACCGATCTCGAGCATCTGGGCGAGCTGTTGCGCACCGCAGTCGGTGACGCGCCCATGAGCCCCGCCGGGCTGCTCGCAGCACTCGCCGGGCTGCAGGAGGGTGTGAAGACCCAGGCCGACACCGACCGGGACACCGATGTCACTTCGCGGCGAGTCGAATCCGACGCCGAGGCAGTGCAGATCATGACGGTCTGGGTTTCCAAGGGCCTCGAGTTCCCTGTCGTGCTGTGTCCCAACCTGTGGTCCGCACCCAACCCCGACCTCGACTACCACGATCCCGCGACCGGCCTGCGCACAGTCGATGTGGAAGCCCCGGGGGCGGCAGAGAAGCGGCTGGCAGCCGAAGTCGCCATAGCCAGGAGGGAACACGCGGATGAGGCGATGCGGCTGCTCTACGTGGCGCTGACCCGCGCCAGACACCACACGTCGATCTGGTGGGTCAACTCCGCCAGTGCCGACAAGTCGGCGCTGGCCAAGGTGTTGTTCGCCCGCGAGTCCGGCGGCGCCCTGTCCGCAGACCTTCTCGCCGAACACTCGATCAAGGAGCACCTACCGGCCCACGAGGACACAGTCGGGCGACTCGCTCCGCTCGCGGCGCTATCCGATGGCGCGATCGCGGTACGCGACATCGGCGACCCGACGGCGCTTGCCGACGTGCGATGGACTGATCCGACAGCGGGTGTGGAGCAACCAGCGCTCGATGTCGCCGTGTTCGGGCGCCGTGGTGCCACAGCGCTTCAGCGGTCACGGTCGCGTTGGTCCTTCACCGGAATCGTGAGCCGGGACATCACCCACGGCGACCCGTGGGACCTCACGATCGACGACGAGGGCGCGGATGATGAACAGCGCCCGCCGGATGTCGGCCTCGGCGACGACGCGGCCGCCGGAGATGCGGCCGACCCGTTGGCCGCGCAGCCGGGCGGCGCGCAAGACGACGCGCCCGCGGACGGAGGGCCGGCTGTGTCCCCGCTGGCATGGCTGCCCGCAGGCGCCGCCTTCGGAACGCTCGCCCACGACGTGCTGGAGATCGTCGACTTCACTGCGGGCGATCTCTCGTCCGAGGTTCGCGCAGCAGTCGTTGCCCAGCAGCAGTGGCGGTCTCTCAGCCTGCGTCCTGTCGGCGACCAGCGGGCCTTCGGTGACCCGGCAGCCGAGCAGGCGGGCACCGACCTGCTCGTCGACGGTCTGGAGGCCGTGATCGAGACCCCGCTCGGGCCCCTGTTCGACACGGGTACCGGATCACCCCTGCGGATGCGTGACATCGCCCCGGGCGACCGGCTCGACGAGATGGCGTTCGAGCTCAACCTCGCAGGCTTCCACGGTCACGATCGGGTACGCGTGGCACCGACCGACGCCGCCATCGGGCGCCTGCTGCTCGACCACCTGGCAGCCGGGGATCCGTTCAGGCCCTGGGCAGCGCACCTCGCCGACGGAGTGTTCCGCGTCAACCTCGAAGGCCACCTCACGGGCTCGATAGACGCCGTCATCCGTTTGGCGGGCGCGGGCGACCAGCCCGACCGGTTCGTGGTCGTGGACTACAAGACCAACCGGCTGCACGACCATGGCGCCGAGCCCGTTGCCGGCGACTACGGCGCCGCGTCGATGCAGCGTTCGATGATGGAGCACCACTACCCGCTCCAGGCCCTGCTCTACAGCGTTGCCTTGCACCGCTACCTGCGCTGGCGGCTGCCCGACTACGACCCAGCTGCGAATCTCGGTGGCACCGCCTACTTCTTCCTTCGCGGAATGGCCGGTGCGGGCGTCACCACCGACGGTGCAGCACCCGAGGGTGTCTGCTCGTGGAACCCGCCTGAATCGCTCGTGCCCGAGTTGAGCGACCTCCTCGACAGTCGCCATCCGATCCTCGACGCGGGGGTCGGGCGATGA
- a CDS encoding dihydroorotate dehydrogenase-like protein gives MNPTPSPGPRSDADFDLHTDYLGLELASPVVASSSPLGRDMDSLRDLEAAGAGAVVLPSLYEEEVEQDAQTLQNLLHQGADAFVEAATYIPEMDEYRTGPTPYLRHLEAAVEALAIPVIGSLNGITPGGWTEYAAMMGDSGAAAIEVNPYLVAADPTVTPDEVERRLIDLVSQVCAAVEVPVAVKLSPWWSALANLAGLLVEAGASGLVLFNRFVQPDIDLDNLSVVDDVNLSSPAEILLPMRWTALLRDQVDCSIALSGGVHDGDAAAKAVLVGADVAMSTSALLRHGPGFASVIRDGLARRLTNHGYESIRQARGAMSAGNVPDPEAFERAWYRHALTTYTDD, from the coding sequence ATGAACCCCACGCCATCGCCCGGCCCCCGATCCGACGCCGACTTCGACCTGCACACCGACTACCTGGGCCTCGAGCTGGCATCACCAGTCGTGGCGTCGTCATCGCCGCTGGGTCGCGACATGGACTCGCTACGCGACCTCGAAGCCGCGGGCGCGGGAGCCGTCGTGCTGCCCAGCCTCTACGAGGAAGAAGTCGAACAGGACGCCCAGACGCTCCAGAACCTGCTGCACCAGGGTGCTGACGCGTTCGTGGAGGCAGCCACCTACATCCCCGAGATGGACGAGTACCGCACCGGCCCCACCCCCTACCTGCGCCACCTCGAGGCCGCGGTGGAGGCTCTGGCCATCCCGGTGATCGGATCGCTCAACGGCATCACGCCGGGCGGCTGGACCGAGTACGCAGCGATGATGGGCGACAGCGGCGCAGCCGCGATCGAAGTCAACCCCTACCTCGTGGCAGCAGACCCGACCGTGACGCCCGACGAGGTGGAACGCCGACTCATCGACCTCGTCAGCCAGGTATGCGCCGCAGTGGAAGTGCCGGTGGCGGTGAAGTTGTCGCCATGGTGGTCGGCGCTGGCCAACCTGGCCGGGCTGCTGGTGGAGGCGGGGGCATCGGGGCTCGTGCTGTTCAACCGGTTCGTGCAGCCCGACATCGACCTCGACAACCTGTCGGTGGTCGACGACGTGAACCTGTCCTCGCCGGCGGAGATACTCCTGCCGATGCGCTGGACCGCATTGCTGCGCGACCAGGTCGATTGCTCGATAGCGCTGAGCGGCGGGGTCCACGACGGCGACGCTGCCGCCAAGGCCGTGCTCGTGGGAGCCGACGTGGCGATGAGCACGTCGGCGCTGCTCCGCCACGGCCCCGGGTTTGCCTCGGTGATCCGCGACGGCCTGGCCCGCCGCCTCACGAACCACGGCTACGAGTCGATCCGCCAGGCCCGTGGCGCAATGAGTGCCGGCAACGTGCCCGACCCGGAAGCCTTCGAGCGGGCCTGGTACCGCCACGCCCTCACGACCTACACCGACGACTGA